The proteins below are encoded in one region of Fimbriimonadaceae bacterium:
- the dnaG gene encoding DNA primase, with protein sequence MDDVDRVRSRANLVDLVRQRVALKKVGRTWKGLCPFHDDRNPSFQVDQETGRYRCWSCGAKGDSFDWVMQTDKVDFAEALRILAALTGVELTRRQGEKKTEVEQWLSAMEAAQDFFQKQFALSATAREYCQARGLDADTVAQWGLGYAPDVNAALATVLQKAGHSLADCRKLFLVEADSGGGYYDRFRGRLMFPIHDERGRLVAFGGRILGDGHPKYVNSGDTPLFSKSRVLYGLDRAKPTLVETQTAVLVEGYLDVIACHRAGVTGALASLGTSLTEEHAKLLRRWAETVVVLYDSDTAGQKASERACEVLRAGGLKVRVAVLPEGDDPDTLLRRDGPQAVLRAVEQPVSELQYRLVQAERRHGHTSQEFWTEAAKALVEATDPMERAGEVDRLVARYPFTADRASARRAVEELIRAEAAKSEPQGSTPRTSARGGRRAFRPRLHMEMTQAEAAILRSLLSAQLRQRAWETCLREDIFFSAPAAKIAESVRRAFPDQAPEGEPPVWLSKLDPDDAARLTDLVREMHLSPSKERLLAEHETFDGAMEILEEKLESRKRQTGSSAAVVDMDAFREYSARLRAAKGEPQD encoded by the coding sequence GTGGACGACGTCGACCGGGTTCGCTCAAGGGCTAACCTTGTCGATTTGGTGCGACAGCGGGTCGCGCTCAAGAAAGTCGGTCGGACGTGGAAGGGGCTCTGTCCCTTCCACGACGATCGCAACCCCTCCTTCCAGGTCGACCAAGAGACGGGTCGCTACCGCTGCTGGTCCTGCGGGGCGAAGGGCGACTCCTTTGACTGGGTCATGCAGACCGATAAGGTCGATTTCGCCGAGGCTCTGCGCATCCTCGCTGCCCTAACTGGGGTCGAGCTCACTCGGCGGCAAGGGGAGAAAAAGACCGAGGTCGAACAGTGGCTCAGCGCCATGGAAGCCGCCCAGGACTTCTTTCAGAAGCAGTTCGCCCTTTCCGCGACTGCACGAGAGTACTGCCAGGCCCGAGGGCTCGACGCGGACACCGTGGCCCAATGGGGCCTTGGCTACGCCCCGGACGTAAACGCAGCCCTCGCCACCGTGTTGCAAAAGGCCGGGCACAGCCTGGCCGACTGCCGCAAGCTTTTCCTCGTCGAGGCGGATAGCGGCGGGGGCTACTACGACCGCTTTCGCGGTCGGCTCATGTTCCCGATCCACGATGAACGGGGGCGCCTGGTGGCATTCGGCGGACGCATCCTCGGGGACGGCCACCCCAAGTATGTCAACAGTGGCGATACCCCGCTTTTCTCCAAGAGCCGCGTGCTCTACGGCTTGGACCGCGCCAAGCCGACCCTCGTCGAAACTCAGACGGCCGTGCTTGTCGAGGGCTATCTGGACGTCATCGCGTGCCATCGGGCGGGCGTGACCGGCGCCCTCGCCAGCCTGGGGACTTCCTTGACCGAGGAGCATGCCAAGCTGCTCCGGCGGTGGGCCGAAACCGTGGTCGTCCTTTATGACAGCGACACGGCGGGCCAGAAGGCTTCGGAGCGGGCGTGCGAGGTGCTTCGGGCAGGAGGGTTGAAGGTGCGGGTGGCGGTGTTACCGGAGGGCGACGACCCGGACACCCTGCTCCGCAGGGACGGTCCGCAGGCCGTTCTGCGCGCGGTGGAGCAACCCGTCTCCGAGCTTCAATACCGCCTGGTCCAGGCAGAACGCCGGCACGGCCACACCTCGCAAGAGTTCTGGACCGAAGCGGCAAAGGCACTGGTGGAAGCCACCGACCCGATGGAGCGGGCGGGGGAAGTCGACCGGCTGGTGGCTCGGTATCCGTTCACCGCCGATCGGGCCTCGGCCCGGCGCGCCGTCGAAGAACTCATCCGTGCCGAGGCCGCCAAGTCGGAACCGCAGGGCTCGACGCCGAGGACGTCTGCGCGGGGGGGCCGGCGGGCGTTCCGGCCGAGGCTCCACATGGAGATGACCCAGGCCGAGGCGGCGATCCTGCGGTCCCTCCTGTCCGCCCAGCTTCGGCAGCGTGCCTGGGAGACCTGCTTGCGCGAGGACATCTTCTTCTCCGCGCCGGCCGCCAAGATCGCGGAATCGGTCCGACGGGCGTTTCCTGACCAGGCTCCCGAGGGCGAGCCGCCCGTTTGGCTGTCGAAGCTGGATCCGGACGATGCGGCGCGGCTGACCGACCTCGTCCGCGAAATGCACCTTTCGCCCAGCAAGGAGCGGCTCTTGGCCGAGCACGAGACCTTCGACGGCGCCATGGAGATCCTTGAGGAAAAGCTGGAATCCAGGAAACGGCAGACGGGGAGCTCGGCCGCCGTCGTCGACATGGACGCCTTCCGCGAATACAGCGCACGCCTGCGCGCGGCCAAGGGCGAGCCCCAAGACTAA